A section of the Arabiibacter massiliensis genome encodes:
- a CDS encoding cytosine permease, translating to MAPENDIDYSLSRVPDEAKQPFWRILFIRIGAICCVSQLMLGAALGYGLTFWDAFLATMLGSVLLQVVSWALGTAAAKEGLSTSLLSRWAGFGKVGSALFGGVVAISMVGWFGVQNAVFGEGMTSIVPFTDFLGAFEYPVWAIITGLGITLLVVFGIKAIANFATVFVPLFVIVVVVAAAIILQDHTITELLTTAPPGPALTLGAATTMVAGGFIAGAICTPDYARFLKNGTQVFWMTLIGTFVGELGMNLLAVLLAHAMGTENVVDIMMGTSGVIGVIIVVASTVKLNDINLYSSSLGLATMINALFNKKLSRNALVWALGIVGTALSVIGIINYFVGFLSLLGVAIPPVAGIMVVDYFVLKRSRAALDESRAKGMLPATVEKLNPLAIVSWIAGFAVGEITSIMNIGIPGLNSLILAGVLYWVIMKAYAAMKKMDIVAFAETDQVL from the coding sequence ATGGCTCCGGAAAACGACATCGACTATTCGTTGTCGCGCGTACCTGATGAAGCGAAACAGCCGTTCTGGCGGATTCTTTTCATCAGGATCGGCGCGATCTGCTGCGTGTCCCAGCTCATGCTGGGCGCGGCGCTCGGCTACGGCCTGACGTTCTGGGACGCCTTCTTGGCCACCATGCTCGGCTCGGTGCTGCTGCAGGTGGTCAGCTGGGCGCTCGGCACGGCGGCCGCGAAGGAGGGCCTGTCCACCAGCCTGCTCTCGCGCTGGGCGGGCTTCGGCAAGGTGGGCTCGGCGCTGTTCGGCGGCGTGGTGGCCATCTCGATGGTGGGCTGGTTCGGCGTGCAGAACGCCGTGTTCGGCGAGGGCATGACCAGCATCGTCCCGTTCACGGACTTCCTCGGCGCGTTCGAGTACCCCGTGTGGGCCATCATCACCGGCCTCGGCATCACGCTTCTGGTGGTGTTCGGCATCAAGGCCATCGCGAACTTCGCCACCGTGTTCGTGCCGCTGTTCGTGATCGTTGTCGTGGTGGCCGCGGCCATCATCCTGCAGGACCACACCATCACCGAGCTTCTGACCACCGCCCCTCCGGGACCGGCGCTCACGCTGGGCGCGGCCACCACGATGGTGGCGGGCGGCTTCATCGCCGGCGCCATCTGCACGCCCGACTACGCGCGCTTCCTGAAGAACGGCACGCAGGTGTTCTGGATGACGCTCATCGGCACGTTCGTGGGCGAGCTGGGCATGAACCTGCTGGCCGTGCTGCTGGCGCACGCCATGGGCACCGAGAACGTGGTCGACATCATGATGGGCACCTCGGGCGTCATCGGCGTCATCATCGTGGTGGCCTCCACGGTGAAGCTCAACGACATCAACCTGTACTCGTCGTCGCTCGGCCTGGCCACGATGATCAACGCGCTGTTCAACAAGAAGCTCAGCCGCAACGCGCTCGTGTGGGCGCTCGGCATCGTGGGCACGGCCCTGTCGGTGATCGGCATCATCAACTACTTCGTGGGATTCCTCTCGCTGCTCGGCGTGGCCATCCCGCCCGTCGCGGGCATCATGGTGGTTGACTACTTCGTGCTGAAGCGCAGCCGCGCGGCGCTCGACGAGTCGCGCGCCAAGGGCATGCTGCCCGCCACTGTGGAGAAGCTGAACCCGCTCGCCATCGTGAGCTGGATCGCCGGCTTCGCGGTGGGCGAGATCACCAGCATCATGAACATCGGCATCCCCGGCCTGAACTCGCTCATCCTGGCCGGCGTGCTGTACTGGGTGATCATGAAGGCGTACGCCGCCATGAAGAAGATGGACATCGTCGCCTTCGCTGAGACGGACCAGGTGCTCTAG
- a CDS encoding potassium transporter TrkG, which produces MWQRFTLYDVRVIGHYLGVLVLFSTFALVVPFVTAVACGEWRPAGHYLLTIGISLIVGSALRFLRVEPGRLNRQQALAVTGLAWIVLAFVAAVPLHLSGHYATYLDALFDGVSGMTTTGASVILDLDHLSNADNMWRFMTHLIGGLGLIVVALSFGLFGKRAGASLYMSEGRSEHVVPNVVQTTQFIAKIAMGFILIVALVLTGLCLFLGMEPLRAVLHALWLAISGFTTGGFTPMSQSVMYYHSFPVEVVLMLLMLMGSINFVLHSEVWKGRVAIFFRDLEIRTMVVWLAVVTCVFAASLSASGEFSNLPTMLRRGLFMVISAFSTTGFQNITTNQLTTLLGSGAFLVLAMLMAVGGSGGSTSGGIKFNRMGLIAKSMVSTIKQALAPDTARVVVAYNHVGRRILSPEIVKEAMTVFVLYVITYAVGALVGIAHGFEAAPAIFESVSMASNGGIVSTLATSGMPVTLEVFYILQMWAGRLEFVTLIALVVEIIVSLNLKRRVSKG; this is translated from the coding sequence ATGTGGCAGCGGTTCACATTGTACGATGTGCGGGTCATCGGCCATTACCTCGGCGTGCTCGTGCTGTTCTCCACGTTCGCCCTCGTCGTGCCGTTCGTGACGGCCGTCGCTTGCGGCGAGTGGAGGCCGGCCGGCCATTACCTTCTGACCATCGGCATCTCCCTCATCGTGGGGTCGGCCCTGCGCTTCTTGCGCGTCGAGCCGGGCCGCCTCAACAGGCAGCAGGCGCTCGCCGTCACCGGTCTCGCCTGGATCGTGCTCGCCTTCGTCGCCGCCGTGCCCCTGCATCTCTCCGGGCACTACGCCACCTACCTTGACGCGCTGTTCGACGGCGTGTCGGGCATGACCACGACGGGCGCGAGCGTCATCCTCGACCTCGACCACCTGTCGAACGCCGACAACATGTGGCGGTTCATGACCCACCTCATCGGCGGTTTGGGACTCATCGTGGTGGCGCTGTCGTTCGGCCTGTTCGGCAAGCGCGCCGGCGCGAGCCTGTACATGTCCGAGGGGCGCAGCGAGCACGTGGTGCCCAACGTCGTGCAGACCACCCAGTTCATCGCGAAGATAGCCATGGGTTTCATCCTCATCGTCGCGCTCGTCCTCACGGGGCTGTGCCTCTTCCTCGGCATGGAGCCGCTGCGCGCCGTGCTGCACGCCCTGTGGCTCGCCATCTCGGGCTTCACCACCGGCGGCTTCACGCCCATGAGCCAAAGCGTCATGTACTACCACTCCTTCCCCGTCGAGGTGGTGCTCATGCTGCTCATGCTCATGGGCTCCATCAACTTCGTGCTGCACTCCGAGGTGTGGAAGGGCCGCGTCGCCATCTTCTTCCGCGACCTCGAGATCCGCACGATGGTCGTGTGGCTCGCGGTGGTGACGTGCGTGTTCGCGGCCTCGCTCAGCGCAAGCGGCGAGTTCTCCAACCTTCCCACCATGCTGCGGCGCGGCCTGTTCATGGTGATCTCGGCGTTCTCCACCACCGGCTTCCAGAACATCACCACCAACCAGCTGACCACGCTGCTCGGGTCGGGCGCGTTTCTGGTGCTGGCCATGCTCATGGCGGTGGGCGGCAGCGGCGGGTCCACCTCGGGCGGCATCAAGTTCAACCGCATGGGCCTCATCGCGAAGTCCATGGTGTCCACCATCAAGCAGGCGCTCGCTCCCGACACGGCCCGCGTGGTCGTGGCGTACAACCACGTGGGGCGGCGCATCCTCTCGCCCGAGATCGTGAAAGAGGCCATGACGGTGTTCGTCCTGTACGTCATCACGTACGCGGTGGGCGCCCTCGTGGGCATCGCGCACGGGTTCGAGGCGGCGCCGGCCATCTTCGAGTCGGTGTCGATGGCCAGCAACGGCGGCATCGTCTCGACGCTCGCGACGTCCGGCATGCCCGTGACGCTGGAGGTGTTCTACATCCTGCAGATGTGGGCCGGCCGTCTGGAGTTCGTGACGCTTATCGCGCTCGTGGTGGAGATCATCGTGTCACTCAATCTGAAAAGGCGGGTGTCGAAGGGATGA
- a CDS encoding hydrolase codes for MTWLFARIAPRFARAALVAAALAAGLALAPTVFADEPVDQPAAQDDNAVNTQQLPDSSFIYDTSISDLSSADTYYDNQTVQVVGEAVGDSIRSGLGNRHRWITLSAEGDSSTLSVYMTAEQAAKIDAFGKYGTRGTTLQVRGTFHLVCPDHEGLSDLHAEVVTAVAPGEHREDVFDFNDFVPGIAAVAVGLIMLGVFYWLRERQR; via the coding sequence ATGACCTGGCTATTCGCACGCATAGCGCCCCGCTTCGCCCGTGCCGCGCTTGTCGCGGCCGCGTTGGCGGCCGGGCTGGCGCTCGCGCCGACGGTGTTCGCCGACGAGCCCGTCGATCAGCCCGCCGCGCAGGACGACAACGCGGTGAACACCCAGCAGCTGCCCGACAGCTCGTTCATCTACGACACGTCCATATCCGATCTGAGCAGCGCGGACACCTACTACGACAACCAGACGGTGCAGGTGGTGGGCGAAGCCGTCGGCGACAGCATCCGCTCGGGGCTGGGCAACCGCCACCGGTGGATCACGCTGTCGGCCGAGGGCGACTCGTCCACGCTCTCGGTGTACATGACCGCCGAGCAGGCCGCGAAAATCGACGCGTTCGGCAAGTACGGCACGCGCGGCACCACGCTGCAAGTGCGCGGGACGTTCCATCTCGTCTGCCCCGACCATGAGGGGCTCTCCGACCTCCACGCCGAGGTGGTGACGGCGGTCGCGCCCGGCGAGCATCGCGAGGACGTGTTCGATTTCAACGACTTCGTCCCCGGCATCGCGGCGGTGGCGGTGGGGCTTATCATGCTCGGGGTGTTCTACTGGCTGCGCGAGCGGCAGCGTTAG
- the rsgA gene encoding ribosome small subunit-dependent GTPase A, producing the protein MQKGRVVKLDRGYPLVRTESGALVRCEHATALVKGEEVRAVIGDFVDVAVPEGHDKGIIDGIRPRTRAFVRKDPTERALPQVLAANFDRVLVAQPLADVNVRRLERELVLAYETGAEVTVVLTKADLAEDEEHVAEVRDRVRALVGPDVQTLVVSENDPASIEAVRQLVPEGTVAVLIGKSGVGKSSMVNMLVGAAVQETTPVREDGKGRHTTVSREMVSVPGGGFIVDMPGVRGLGLWEADAGIGAAFSDVEELAEQCRFRDCRHVDEPGCAVRAAVEAGDLGEERYASYQALKQETHDLRERREEARRMRGEKASDSRKKSKPRKKR; encoded by the coding sequence TTGCAGAAAGGCCGGGTTGTCAAGCTTGACCGGGGGTATCCCCTCGTGCGCACGGAGTCGGGCGCGCTCGTGCGCTGCGAGCACGCCACGGCGCTGGTGAAGGGCGAGGAGGTGCGCGCGGTCATCGGCGACTTCGTGGACGTGGCGGTTCCGGAGGGGCACGACAAGGGCATCATCGACGGCATCCGGCCGCGCACGCGCGCGTTCGTGCGCAAGGATCCCACCGAGCGAGCGCTGCCGCAGGTGCTGGCCGCCAACTTCGACCGCGTCCTCGTGGCGCAACCGCTGGCCGATGTCAACGTGCGCCGCCTGGAGCGCGAGCTGGTGCTGGCCTACGAGACGGGCGCCGAGGTGACCGTGGTGCTGACGAAGGCCGACCTCGCGGAGGACGAGGAGCATGTGGCCGAGGTGCGCGACCGCGTGCGCGCGCTCGTGGGCCCGGACGTGCAGACCCTCGTGGTGTCGGAGAACGACCCCGCCAGCATCGAGGCCGTGCGCCAGCTGGTGCCCGAGGGGACGGTGGCCGTGCTTATCGGCAAGAGCGGCGTGGGGAAGTCGAGCATGGTGAACATGCTGGTGGGAGCGGCCGTGCAGGAGACGACGCCCGTGCGCGAGGACGGCAAGGGCCGCCACACCACCGTGAGCCGCGAGATGGTGTCCGTGCCGGGCGGGGGCTTCATCGTGGATATGCCGGGCGTGCGGGGCCTGGGCCTCTGGGAGGCCGACGCGGGCATCGGCGCCGCGTTTTCCGACGTGGAGGAGCTGGCCGAGCAATGCCGCTTCCGCGACTGCCGCCATGTGGACGAGCCCGGATGCGCTGTGCGCGCCGCCGTGGAAGCCGGCGACCTCGGCGAGGAGCGCTATGCGTCTTACCAGGCCCTCAAGCAGGAGACGCACGATCTGCGCGAGCGCCGCGAGGAAGCCCGCCGCATGCGCGGCGAGAAAGCGAGCGACTCCCGCAAGAAATCCAAGCCCCGCAAGAAGCGCTAG
- a CDS encoding DUF3365 domain-containing protein gives MGKHSFSLKTIYLAALTVAFVVSFFAFALFDVHSQQKQTEAALLEEARTFAREMDAVWQFMDNSQSVINNSDAGGFEFKGLHCAVVGKSVGRLFSAGSDYAIRYTNFNPRSEQDIPDEFEEEALNRFYADSSVTEHYGIAPYEGQERFRYLQALEVDESCLECHGEPAGELDITGKPKEGWTLESVGGAISIVIPVDQQRQAVFDNVVRDIAFFLMLTVIIGSIVYIATTVFVLRPLHGLHGAFGEMREGRLGASLREGRAAKEVRRLIAGFNDMAGKLHDVYEHLESQVAARTSDLQEANALLEQQRDTLEKLNADLAQETQFKSDLLSMVNHELRTPLTSIITFAQISREACDPANEGDRRSWEEIEKNSQILLTMINDMLDIARSDAGVIKTAREPMDLGDVAASVRSTMAPLAQKYAVAFRTKVASDVPLVYGDFEKTVRMLENLASNAIKFTPDGGAVELSVSYDAEARAVTMSMADDGIGIAPEDQERIFERFVQVDSTSTRKYNGSGLGLALVREYADVQGFEVTVESELGEGSVFRIAVPKEAIVGDDDV, from the coding sequence ATGGGGAAGCACTCGTTCAGCCTGAAGACCATCTACCTGGCCGCCTTGACGGTGGCCTTCGTCGTGTCGTTCTTCGCATTCGCCCTGTTCGATGTGCACTCGCAGCAGAAGCAGACCGAGGCGGCGCTGCTGGAGGAGGCGCGCACGTTCGCCCGCGAGATGGACGCCGTGTGGCAGTTCATGGACAACTCGCAGAGCGTCATCAACAATTCAGACGCAGGCGGGTTCGAGTTCAAGGGGCTGCACTGCGCCGTGGTGGGCAAGAGCGTGGGGCGGCTGTTCTCGGCGGGCAGCGACTACGCCATCCGCTACACGAACTTCAACCCGCGCAGCGAGCAGGACATCCCCGACGAGTTCGAGGAAGAGGCCCTCAACCGGTTCTACGCCGACTCCTCGGTCACCGAGCATTACGGCATCGCCCCCTACGAGGGGCAGGAGCGGTTCCGCTACCTGCAGGCGCTCGAGGTGGACGAGAGCTGCCTTGAATGCCACGGCGAGCCGGCGGGCGAGCTGGACATCACGGGCAAGCCGAAGGAGGGCTGGACGCTCGAGTCGGTGGGCGGGGCAATCAGCATCGTCATCCCCGTCGACCAGCAGCGCCAAGCCGTGTTCGACAACGTGGTGCGCGACATCGCGTTCTTCCTCATGCTCACCGTCATCATCGGCTCCATCGTGTACATCGCGACCACGGTGTTCGTGCTGCGGCCGCTGCACGGGCTGCACGGGGCGTTCGGCGAGATGCGCGAAGGCCGTCTGGGCGCGTCGCTGCGGGAAGGGCGCGCGGCTAAGGAGGTGCGGCGCCTCATCGCCGGCTTCAACGATATGGCCGGCAAGCTGCACGACGTGTACGAGCACCTGGAATCGCAGGTGGCGGCGCGCACGAGCGATCTGCAGGAGGCTAACGCGCTTCTGGAGCAGCAGCGCGACACGCTGGAGAAGCTCAACGCCGACCTGGCGCAGGAGACGCAGTTCAAGTCCGACCTCCTGTCCATGGTGAACCACGAGCTGCGCACGCCGCTCACCTCCATCATCACGTTCGCCCAGATCTCGCGCGAAGCGTGCGACCCGGCGAACGAGGGCGACCGCCGTTCGTGGGAGGAGATCGAGAAGAACAGCCAGATCCTGCTCACGATGATCAACGACATGCTGGACATCGCGCGCTCGGACGCCGGCGTCATCAAGACGGCCCGCGAGCCGATGGATCTGGGCGATGTGGCGGCGTCCGTGCGGAGCACCATGGCGCCGCTCGCGCAGAAGTACGCGGTGGCGTTCCGCACGAAGGTGGCCTCCGACGTGCCGCTCGTGTACGGCGACTTCGAGAAGACGGTGCGCATGCTGGAGAACCTGGCCAGCAACGCCATCAAGTTCACGCCCGACGGCGGCGCGGTGGAGCTGAGCGTGTCATACGATGCCGAGGCGCGCGCGGTGACGATGTCCATGGCCGACGACGGCATCGGCATCGCGCCCGAGGATCAGGAGCGCATCTTCGAGCGGTTCGTGCAGGTGGACAGCACATCGACGCGCAAGTACAACGGCAGCGGGCTGGGGCTCGCGCTCGTGCGCGAGTACGCCGACGTGCAGGGGTTCGAGGTGACGGTGGAAAGCGAGCTCGGCGAGGGAAGCGTGTTCCGCATCGCCGTGCCGAAGGAAGCGATCGTGGGGGATGACGATGTATAA
- a CDS encoding response regulator transcription factor produces the protein MYKVLLIDDEANLHQAIEKLLEPSGYAYLGARDAEAGMELLAREKPDLLLLDVMLPGTNGFDLCARIREEGRRIPVIFLSAKCDIVDKSIGFRAGGDDYVTKPFDATELLLRIEANIRRHKDTVDFARSRNREGVARIGDLEVRFGEYEVRVKGRPVQLTTKEFEIVAFLAAHPGKVFTRSQIQEYIWGESDADCKPTNNITVFVRKIREKIEENPSEPKYLLTVQRVGYKMADRVESPLSS, from the coding sequence ATGTATAAGGTTCTGCTGATTGACGACGAGGCCAACTTGCACCAGGCCATCGAGAAGCTGCTTGAGCCGAGCGGCTACGCGTACCTGGGCGCGCGCGACGCCGAGGCGGGCATGGAGCTGCTCGCGCGCGAGAAGCCCGACCTGCTGCTGCTCGACGTGATGCTGCCGGGCACGAACGGCTTCGACCTGTGCGCCCGCATCCGCGAGGAGGGAAGGCGCATCCCGGTGATCTTCCTCTCGGCGAAGTGCGACATCGTGGACAAGAGCATCGGCTTTCGCGCCGGCGGCGACGACTACGTGACGAAGCCCTTCGACGCCACCGAGCTTCTGCTGCGCATCGAGGCGAACATCCGCCGCCACAAGGACACCGTGGATTTCGCGCGCTCGCGCAACCGCGAGGGCGTGGCGCGCATCGGTGACTTGGAGGTGCGCTTCGGCGAGTACGAGGTGCGCGTGAAGGGCAGGCCCGTGCAGCTCACCACCAAGGAGTTCGAAATCGTGGCGTTTCTGGCGGCGCATCCCGGCAAGGTGTTCACGCGCAGCCAGATTCAGGAGTACATCTGGGGCGAGTCCGACGCCGACTGCAAGCCCACCAACAACATCACCGTGTTCGTGCGCAAGATCCGCGAGAAGATAGAGGAGAACCCCAGCGAGCCGAAGTACCTGCTCACCGTGCAGCGAGTAGGCTACAAAATGGCCGACCGCGTGGAGAGCCCTTTGTCATCCTGA
- a CDS encoding type IV toxin-antitoxin system AbiEi family antitoxin domain-containing protein produces the protein MFAMITDTEKLREVAIDQYGYVTTAQAEDEGVTRHSLAALTKRGRLERVAHGLYRVPQVPETRLDAFMRVILWTGAPEAVLSHDTALDAYEVCDINPTKIHVTVGKGRRIAKAGGEGYVLHRQDIDASQKAWWHRIPIVTLPCAIEQCIVADVPTYLIRQAIENGERSRLLTAEEARILEGELDGRYR, from the coding sequence ATGTTCGCAATGATTACTGACACTGAAAAGCTGAGAGAGGTCGCCATCGACCAGTATGGCTACGTCACAACCGCTCAGGCGGAAGACGAAGGGGTCACCCGGCATTCTCTTGCGGCCTTGACGAAGCGCGGGCGTTTAGAGCGCGTGGCCCATGGGCTGTATCGCGTCCCGCAGGTGCCGGAAACACGCCTTGATGCATTCATGCGCGTCATATTGTGGACGGGGGCACCGGAAGCGGTTTTGAGCCACGATACCGCCCTCGATGCTTACGAAGTGTGCGACATAAACCCGACGAAGATTCATGTGACAGTGGGTAAGGGTCGCCGAATTGCAAAGGCGGGCGGCGAGGGATACGTGCTTCACCGTCAGGACATTGATGCCAGCCAAAAGGCTTGGTGGCATCGTATCCCCATCGTCACATTGCCTTGTGCGATAGAGCAGTGCATCGTTGCGGACGTGCCAACGTACTTGATTCGGCAGGCGATTGAAAACGGCGAGCGCAGCCGCCTACTAACAGCAGAAGAAGCGCGAATTCTGGAGGGGGAGCTTGATGGGAGATACCGATGA
- a CDS encoding nucleotidyl transferase AbiEii/AbiGii toxin family protein yields MGDTDDVGAGGTRANLSELLGALKPKSKEPRSVRVLDSWIAHAENEFGIGQGGRLAWLVASTVATAKLQQVISATGDRFSLKGGTLLQHRLGLDARATKDLDGIVQGELEEFLRDLDAELKIPWGPVAFYRTPAEVIRVSTRVVKPLRFEMILSLHGDVWRRVKVEISPDEGRAASSQELLGAPNLAGFGLPTPDFLVGMALSYQIAQKVHACTDPHDPPAFRNERPRDVVDLVLLKRLAEATGSPSNLDVRSAILDIFSSRAKEARILNKPIRTWPVRVIAYSHWNADYASAAATSRLDLSMEDAVGEVNRWLEDIDNLS; encoded by the coding sequence ATGGGAGATACCGATGATGTGGGAGCTGGTGGCACGAGAGCTAATCTGAGTGAACTACTGGGCGCACTTAAACCGAAGAGCAAAGAGCCTCGCTCGGTACGAGTTTTGGATTCGTGGATCGCTCATGCGGAGAACGAATTTGGAATCGGCCAGGGTGGTAGGCTTGCTTGGCTTGTTGCTTCGACGGTTGCAACGGCGAAGCTGCAGCAGGTCATCTCTGCAACGGGAGACAGATTCTCGCTGAAGGGAGGAACCCTCCTTCAGCATCGACTAGGTTTGGATGCGCGAGCTACAAAAGATCTCGATGGCATCGTACAAGGCGAGCTCGAGGAATTCCTGCGTGATCTCGATGCGGAGTTGAAGATACCTTGGGGGCCGGTGGCATTTTATCGAACGCCCGCCGAGGTTATACGGGTGTCGACCCGAGTGGTGAAACCTCTCAGATTCGAAATGATCCTGTCGCTTCACGGAGATGTGTGGCGGCGTGTTAAAGTCGAAATATCGCCCGATGAGGGCAGAGCTGCATCCTCTCAAGAGCTTTTGGGCGCTCCGAATCTCGCAGGATTTGGTTTGCCAACGCCTGATTTTCTGGTTGGTATGGCTCTCAGCTATCAGATCGCCCAGAAAGTTCACGCATGTACCGATCCCCACGATCCTCCTGCGTTTCGCAATGAACGACCGCGCGACGTGGTTGATCTCGTCCTTTTGAAGCGTCTTGCAGAAGCGACTGGTTCGCCCTCCAATCTCGATGTGCGATCAGCGATTTTGGACATCTTCTCGTCGAGGGCGAAAGAAGCCCGCATATTGAACAAGCCGATTCGAACATGGCCTGTCAGAGTGATTGCCTATTCGCATTGGAACGCCGATTATGCTTCCGCTGCGGCGACTTCTCGACTGGATTTGTCGATGGAGGACGCCGTTGGCGAAGTGAATAGGTGGTTGGAAGATATAGATAACCTGTCTTGA
- a CDS encoding twin-arginine translocation signal domain-containing protein, with protein sequence MAEQRTHGFTRRSFIKGAAALTAAGALVGCSPKTENLEATDPKQQEVPEEQIFTGVCRSNCFGGCLLNIHVRDGQVVRTSAGDFPNKEYNRICSKGLTQPARVYSADRLQYPMRRVEGAERGLGEFERISWDEAIDEIVKNGMPLSTNMAPTPLLHG encoded by the coding sequence ATGGCTGAACAAAGGACGCACGGTTTCACGCGTCGAAGCTTCATCAAGGGCGCAGCTGCCCTGACCGCCGCCGGCGCACTCGTCGGCTGCAGCCCGAAGACGGAGAACCTCGAGGCGACCGACCCCAAGCAGCAAGAAGTCCCCGAAGAGCAAATCTTTACTGGAGTATGCCGATCAAACTGCTTTGGCGGGTGCTTGCTCAATATTCATGTAAGAGATGGTCAGGTTGTGCGTACGTCAGCGGGGGACTTTCCCAATAAGGAGTACAATCGCATCTGTTCCAAGGGGTTGACACAGCCGGCTCGCGTATACAGCGCAGACCGACTGCAGTATCCCATGCGTCGCGTCGAGGGGGCTGAGCGGGGCCTGGGCGAGTTCGAACGTATAAGCTGGGACGAGGCGATTGATGAGATTGTCAAAAATGGAATGCCATTATCGACGAATATGGCACCCACGCCATTGCTACATGGATGA